Proteins from one Salvelinus sp. IW2-2015 linkage group LG32, ASM291031v2, whole genome shotgun sequence genomic window:
- the LOC111956649 gene encoding zinc finger protein 572-like — protein MASCNFQAQFISIMEILAKAAVTEINNRVDDSCAVIRLEMTQSQRDIDVLKRKCQMMESELKKTRGRVSRKERSSYPVKIVLNKQRSSSQWRGGEMAVEGDSQPKPTDVEQREATESILIKDETAEDVWKTDPQEELRITGEESGSKPGKPPSFEQRHCDEDFITQPNISPRDAVEHYPNSARPEEPGTPWLASTEVFSTEQRRPDEDSLDLVKNEKEEELNQTTALAGPDQFVMDENDGQLWASVGPGRDTDPDGHPDFSFHSTEEYSQNISMVPSHSGLSSVPTMTDDVGPSLHSSIWKPHANMFSAAAHMRRHVSTLTDEARQQMPEGQSSEMLNSNNEGNSLALQSRQHQYRASEATVRLSECMTGSNMATTSTFSGYSLSXSSFNMVKRMRTQWRSGGTTERRFSCTFCGKSFPRFWQLKEHLRSHTGEKPYTCEQCGRSFTKQCNLIRHAVVHSGEKPYKCTQCGKCFPQRSGMKSHQRTHIGESPVSQYVVPAYPGDPHTSLMLSQTRWNK, from the exons ATGGCCAGCTGCAATTTTCAGGCGCAGTTTATATCCATTATGGAGATATTAGCTAAAGCAGCGGTAACCGAAATAAACAATCGTGTTGATGATAGCTGTGCTGTTATACGTTTGGAAATGACCCAAAGCCAGCGAGATATTGATGTACTGAAAAGGAAGTGTCAAATGATGGAGAGCGAGCTGAAGAAGACACGAGGACGAGTCAGTAGAAAAG AGAGATCTTCATATCCAGTCAAGATAGTTTTGAACAAGCAGAGGAGTAGTTCACAGTGGAGAGGCGGAGAGATGGCTGTTGAAGGGGACTCTCAACCCAAG CCTACAGATGTGGAGCAGAGAGAGGCGACAGAGTCCATACTGATCAAAGATGAGACGGCAGAGGATGTGTGGAAGACTGACCCTCAGGAAGAGCTCAGGATCACTGGAGAGG AGTCTGGTTCCAAACCTGGGAAACCACCATCCTTTGAGCAACGGCACTGTGATGAGGACTTCATCACACAACCCAATATATCTCCCAGAGACGCAGTGGAACATTACCCCAATTCTGCTCGTCCAGAGGAACCAGGCACACCCTGGCTTGCGTCTACAGAGGTGTTCAGCACAGAGCAGCGCCGGCCAGACGAGGACTCACTAGACCTAGTGAAgaatgagaaagaggaggagctGAATCAGACCACGGCCCTGGCWGGACCTGACCAGTTTGTTATGGATGAGAATGATGGGCAGCTATGGGCCTCTGTGGGTCCAGGCAGAGACACTGACCCTGATGGCCATCCAGATTTCTCCTTTCATTCCACAGAAGAGTACTCTCAGAATATCTCAATGGTCCCATCTCATAGTGGMCTGTCATCTGTTCCTACTATGACAGATGATGTAGGGCCATCGCTTCACTCTtctatatggaaaccacatgctaACATGTTCAGTGCAGCAGCACACATGAGAAGACATGTCAGTACATTGACTGATGAGGCTAGACAACAGATGCCAGAGGGACAGAGCAGTGAGATGCTGAACTCAAATAATGAAGGAAATAGTTTAGCTCTACAGTCAAGGCAGCATCAATACAGGGCTTCAGAAGCAACAGTGAGATTGAGTGAGTGCATGACAGGGTCAAACATGGCCACCACCTCCACCTTCTCTGGATACAGCCTGAGTCYCAGTAGTTTTAACATGGTGAAGAGAATGAGGACTCAGTGGAGATCAGGCGGCACCACCGAGAGGCGATTCAGCTGCACCTTCTGTGGGAAGAGCTTCCCGCGTTTCTGGCAGCTAAAAGAACACCTCCGGAGtcacaccggagagaaaccgTACACCTGTGAACAGTGTGGCAGGAGTTTCACCAAGCAATGCAACCTGATCAGACATGCTGTAGTCCACAGCGGGGAGAAGCCCTACAAGTGCACACAGTGTGGGAAATGCTTCCCCCAGCGCTCCGGTATGAAGTCACATCAAAGAACTCACATAGGAGAAAGTCCAGTATCTCAATACGTGGTACCCGCATACCCAGGGGATCCACACACAAGTTTAATGTTGTCTCAGACCAGATGGAACAAATAG